In the Puntigrus tetrazona isolate hp1 chromosome 9, ASM1883169v1, whole genome shotgun sequence genome, one interval contains:
- the zic5 gene encoding zinc finger protein ZIC 5: MEPPLSKRNSAIRLADLASTQALPHQNMTGFPGIGGHHPHSHHAHLHPGEMGNDPGVALTPFGPEHMAQTNALKLSPSQPVQSHPEAQTAASFTSSQTTVGFPVAHPHTGYTTSRDFILRRELSASAMHALGDQHSSASSPHHHGMFISPTGAYGHAEGGAHPLFSGLHEQAAPGAHHHHHALNGQMRLGLPGDIYGRPEHFGHRPEHYGSSSLHSYNSMNLNVNLATAPHGATGAFLRYMRQPIKQELICKWIDQEQTSKKPCSKTFSTMHELVNHVTVEHVGGPEQSSHVCFWEECPREGKAFKAKYKLINHIRVHTGEKPFPCPFPGCGKVFARSENLKIHKRTHTGEKPFKCEFDGCDRKFANSSDRKKHSHVHTSDKPYFCKVRGCDKSYTHPSSLRKHMKVHCKSPPPPSANTGSSYHPSSTTIGDALSPNLEPHRNRSSNLSPQVTNLNEWYVCQGSAGPNNLHTPSSDVPTSESDDEDSFRHTDPRAML; the protein is encoded by the exons ATGGAGCCCCCTTTAAGCAAGAGGAATTCGGCGATAAGATTAGCGGATTTGGCATCGACTCAAGCCCTTCCTCATCAGAATATGACAGGCTTCCCGGGGATAGGGGGGCATCACCCGCACTCCCACCATGCCCACCTCCACCCTGGGGAGATGGGCAACGACCCCGGAGTGGCTCTCACTCCATTTGGACCCGAGCACATGGCACAGACCAATGCTCTCAAACTTAGTCCCTCTCAGCCTGTTCAAAGCCATCCCGAAGCCCAGACCGCGGCATCTTTCACGTCTTCTCAGACCACAGTTGGTTTCCCCGTGGCTCACCCCCACACAGGCTACACCACCAGCAGGGACTTCATCCTCAGGAGAGAGCTCTCAGCCTCTGCTATGCATGCACTTGGCGACCAGCATAGTTCCGCCTCCTCCCCTCATCACCATGGCATGTTCATTTCCCCAACAGGTGCTTATGGGCACGCGGAAGGTGGTGCCCATCCACTTTTCTCTGGACTGCACGAGCAAGCGGCCCCAGGtgcccaccaccaccaccatgcCCTCAACGGGCAGATGCGTCTGGGTCTACCGGGGGACATCTACGGCAGGCCAGAGCACTTCGGCCACAGGCCCGAGCACTATGGATCTTCTTCTCTGCACAGCTACAACTCCATGAACTTAAATGTGAACCTCGCCACGGCTCCTCACGGAGCCACGGGGGCGTTTTTGCGATACATGCGGCAGCCCATCAAACAAGAGCTCATCTGCAAGTGGATTGACCAGGAGCAGACGTCCAAGAAACCCTGCTCCAAAACTTTCAGCACCATGCACGAGCTCGTCAACCATGTCACGGTGGAGCACGTCGGGGGACCGGAGCAGAGCAGTCACGTCTGCTTCTGGGAAGAGTGTCCGCGCGAGGGAAAGGCGTTTAAAGCCAAGTACAAACTAATCAATCACATCCGCGTGCACACGGGCGAGAAGCCGTTCCCGTGCCCCTTTCCCGGTTGTGGCAAAGTATTCGCGCGCTCGGAAAATCTCAAGATTCACAAGAGGACGCACACAG GTGAGAAGCCGTTCAAATGTGAGTTTGATGGCTGCGACAGGAAATTCGCCAACAGCAGTGACAGGAAGAAGCACTCTCACGTCCACACGAGCGATAAGCCTTACTTCTGTAAAGTGAGGGGTTGTGACAAGTCGTACACGCACCCGAGCTCCCTGCGCAAACACATGAAGGTTCACTGCAAGTCTCCTCCGCCCCCTTCCGCCAACACGGGCTCCTCTTACCATCCCTCGTCCACGACGATCGGCGATGCCCTCTCACCAAACCTGGAGCCCCACAGGAACCGTTCCTCGAACCTTTCGCCTCAGGTGACCAACCTAAACGAATGGTACGTGTGCCAAGGGAGTGCTGGACCAAACAATCTACACACCCCCTCCAGCGATGTGCCAACGTCGGAATCCGACGACGAGGACTCTTTTAGACACACAGATCCAAGGGCGATGCTCTGA
- the zic2a gene encoding zinc finger protein ZIC 2a produces MLLDAGHQFPGLGVGTFARHHHSSSEMQDRDLSLAQNSFVDSAHMGAFKLNHDLSPGQSSAFTSQAPGYPAAALGAHAAHVTSYASSPFNSTRDFLFRSRGFGESSPAGGQHALFGPTAGSLHHSHTDSQGHILFPSIHEQHGSHGSPNVLNGQMRLGLPGEVFGRSDQYHQVSSPRTDPYSAAQLHNQYGSMNMNMGMNMAAHHHHPGAFFRYMRQQCIKQELICKWIDPEQLSNPKKSCNKTFSTMHELVTHVSVEHVGGPEQSNHVCFWEECPRESKPFKAKYKLVNHIRVHTGEKPFPCPFPGCGKVFARSENLKIHKRTHTGEKPFQCEFEGCDRRFANSSDRKKHMHVHTSDKPYLCKMCDKSYTHPSSLRKHMKVHESSPAGSDSSPAASSGYESSTPPGLVSPSTETQSNNNLSPSSAVHSSNNHSSLSSNFSEWYV; encoded by the exons ATGTTACTGGACGCTGGGCATCAGTTCCCTGGTTTGGGAGTGGGCACCTTTGCCAGGCATCATCACTCCTCCAGTGAGATGCAGGACAGAGACTTGAGTTTAGCGCAGAACAGCTTCGTCGACTCGGCGCACATGGGCGCCTTCAAACTGAACCACGATCTCTCGCCCGGACAGAGTTCTGCGTTCACGAGCCAAGCGCCCGGTTACCCTGCCGCGGCTCTGGGCGCGCACGCGGCTCATGTCACCTCATACGCGAGCTCGCCGTTTAACTCCACGCGGGACTTTCTCTTTCGCAGCCGTGGATTCGGGGAATCTTCACCGGCGGGAGGCCAGCACGCGCTCTTCGGCCCCACCGCCGGCTCGCTCCatcactctcacacagacagcCAAGGCCACATTCTGTTTCCGAGCATCCACGAGCAGCATGGATCCCACGGCTCCCCAAACGTGCTCAACGGGCAGATGCGACTCGGACTACCGGGCGAGGTTTTCGGGCGATCAGACCAGTACCACCAGGTCTCCAGCCCGAGGACCGACCCTTACTCGGCCGCTCAGCTGCACAACCAGTACGGCTCCATGAATATGAACATGGGGATGAATATGGCAGCGCATCACCATCACCCCGGTGCCTTCTTTCGCTACATGAGGCAGCAGTGTATTAAGCAAGAGCTGATCTGTAAGTGGATCGATCCGGAGCAGCTCAGCAATCCGAAGAAGAGTTGCAATAAAACTTTCAGCACCATGCACGAGCTGGTCACCCACGTCTCGGTCGAGCACGTTGGAGGACCCGAGCAGAGCAACCACGTTTGCTTTTGGGAAGAGTGTCCCCGGGAAAGCAAGCCTTTTAAAGCCAAATATAAACTGGTCAATCACATACGCGTCCACACGGGTGAAAAGCCTTTCCCCTGCCCGTTCCCTGGATGTGGCAAAGTCTTCGCGAGATCGGAAAACCTGAAGATTCACAAGAGAACGCACACAG GGGAGAAACCGTTTCAGTGTGAGTTTGAGGGATGCGACCGGCGCTTCGCGAACAGCAGCGACCGAAAGAAACACATGCACGTTCACACGTCAGACAAACCGTATCTCTGCAAAATGTGTGACAAGTCCTACACCCATCCCAGCTCTCTCCGAAAGCACATGAAG gttCACGAGTCATCCCCAGCTGGATCTGACTCGTCGCCAGCGGCAAGCTCCGGTTATGAGTCCTCAACACCCCCCGGTCTGGTGTCCCCCTCCACCGAGACCCAAAGCAACAACAATCTGTCGCCTTCCTCAGCGGTCCACAGTTCCAACAACCACAGCAGTTTATCGTCCAATTTCAGTGAATGGTATGTTTAA